Proteins found in one Salvia splendens isolate huo1 chromosome 10, SspV2, whole genome shotgun sequence genomic segment:
- the LOC121751651 gene encoding disease resistance RPP8-like protein 3 has product MAEAATEFLLNNLKEVVKHHIHLIVDAKDNIEKLERDLNAFKAFLTDTAKIRKKDEKIMNMWKEIHDVVYEIEDVIDFYIAKTNEKGRQSRFSKLMKNRAATLHEVGQKVDNIKGRVDVMKEEISAHKVDQHEDETSQTRPPRKTDVVGFEEETNELRQQLLKETDYFDVISLIGMFGLGKTTLAWKIYNDKDINLRFPTRIWVSVSAQFTDREIFLRILNELTTLDDDLRAKTGSQLADIVATYLQHGRFLIVLDDVWSEADWERLRAALPPDNTNTGGKVLITSRLKEVGIVASKPRPIKELRFFNPEESWELFQLEALGKLECPYELEPSGRIIAENCDGLPLAIVVIGGILFKSLDTNVNATKREWEKVSKHVSSYIDGEDKTTKRMQKIITLSYENLPHHLRHCFLYLGLFPEDYHISASKLIRMWIGEGFIQQKDDYNSQEEIGYKYLQNLINRNLLKSLKLTPDGNVKTCQIHDVLRDFCRNEAATENFLQEIKYNNEGIRVPPTSNTCRRLSIHSNLSYYISSKPSAPRVRSFVCFSDSNHQLAPQESTKIIEAFKLLRVFDVQPLKFTTIDKEFYNLVHLRYIALSFTLPTLPSHFNKLWNIQTLIIDTTSPTLKVEADIWKMKHLRHFKTKASARLLNSTNSSDSADELQTLSLISAESCTKELPSRARNLKKLGIRGTLSLLFKREVGSLDSLRNMENLRKLKLVNDEQQEVNKLNCLPRYDQFPPGLRSLTLCSTSLSWMHISTLGSLENLEVLKLKDRAFTGNTWDVKDGGFRSLQFLHIEQTDLAFWRASSHHYPKLRNLVLNNCDKLREIPIELADISSFQMLEMHTCFLAVKSAKEIKNKKTKSGGPEFTLSAFPPID; this is encoded by the exons atggcgGAAGCAGCAACGGAGTTCCTGCTTAACAACCTGAAGGAGGTAGTGAAGCACCACATCCATCTAATTGTAGACGCCAAGGACAACATCGAAAAGCTCGAAAGGGATCTCAACGCCTTCAAGGCCTTCCTCACTGACACCGCGAAGATCCGGAAGAAGGATGAGAAGATAATGAACATGTGGAAGGAGATTCACGATGTGGTCTACGAGATCGAAGATGTCATTGATTTCTACATCGCAAAGACCAACGAGAAAGGGCGCCAGAGCCGTTTCTCCAAACTCATGAAGAATCGCGCAGCGACTCTCCACGAGGTTGGCCAGAAGGTTGACAACATCAAAGGCAGGGTGGATGTGATGAAGGAGGAAATCAGTGCCCACAAAGTCGACCAACACGAAGATGAAACATCTCAG ACTCGACCGCCCAGAAAGACGGATGTGGTGGGCTTTGAAGAAGAGACGAACGAGCTCAGACAACAACTGCTTAAAGAAACTGACTATTTTGATGTGATTTCTCTGATTGGTATGTTTGGTCTGGGCAAGACAACGCTCGCATGGAAGATTTATAATGATAAAGATATCAACTTAAGGTTCCCCACTCGTATATGGGTTTCTGTTTCAGCACAGTTCACAGACAGAGAAATCTTTCTTCGCATTCTCAACGAGTTGACCACCCTAGACGACGATCTACGCGCCAAAACTGGAAGTCAATTAGCTGATATCGTTGCCACTTATCTCCAGCACGGAAGATTCCTAATCGTGTTGGATGATGTATGGAGCGAAGCTGATTGGGAAAGACTTCGCGCGGCTTTGCCACCTGACAATACAAACACAGGAGGTAAGGTCTTGATCACTAGCCGTCTTAAGGAAGTGGGAATCGTTGCTAGTAAGCCAAGACCTATCAAGGAGTTGCGTTTCTTTAATCCAGAAGAAAGCTGGGAGCTGTTCCAGTTGGAGGCACTCGGCAAGCTGGAATGCCCTTATGAATTGGAACCATCCGGACGAATAATTGCAGAGAATTGTGATGGACTGCCACTTGCGATAGTAGTCATAGGAGGCATTCTTTTCAAGTCTTTAGACACAAATGTGAATGCAACAAAAAGAGAATGGGAAAAGGTGTCCAAACATGTGAGCTCATATATTGATGGGGAGGACAAGACGACAAAGCGCATGCAAAAAATCATAACTTTGAGTTATGAGAATTTACCTCACCACTTGCGCCATTGTTTTCTTTATTTGGGGTTGTTCCCGGAAGACTATCACATTTCAGCATCAAAATTGATCCGCATGTGGATTGGAGAAGGATTCATACAACAAAAGGATGATTACAACTCACAGGAGGAGATAGGATACAAGTATTTGCAGAATCTTATCAATAGAAACTTACTCAAATCTCTCAAGTTAACACCTGATGGAAATGTCAAAACATGCCAGATTCATGATGTCTTGCGTGATTTCTGCCGGAATGAAGCTGCAACTGAAAATTTTCTCCAAGAAATCAAGTACAACAACGAAGGAATACGTGTGCCTCCAACCTCAAATACATGCCGCCGTCTTTCTATTCATTCCAATTTGTCCTACTATATCTCATCAAAACCTTCTGCTCCTCGTGTCCGctcatttgtttgtttttccgACAGTAACCATCAATTGGCTCCACAAGAGAGCACAAAAATCATTGAAGCCTTTAAACTGCTCAGAGTTTTTGATGTTCAACCCTTGAAATTCACCACAATTGACAAAGAGTTCTACAATTTGGTACACTTGAGATACATTGCCCTGTCATTCACGTTGCCAACGCTTCCTTCACATTTCAACAAGCTTTGGAACATTCAAACACTTATCATTGACACCACATCTCCAACCCTTAAAGTTGAAGCCGACATATGGAAGATGAAGCACTTGAGGCATTTTAAGACAAAAGCCTCTGCCAGATTGCTCAACTCGACTAATAGCTCTGATAGTGCAGATGAGCTTCAAACACTGAGCTTAATCTCAGCGGAAAGTTGCACCAAGGAACTTCCTAGCCGGGCGCGCAATCTGAAGAAATTAGGCATCCGTGGGACACTGTCGTTGCTTTTCAAACGAGAGGTTGGATCTCTTGATAGTTTGAGGAACATGGAAAATCTCAGAAAGCTGAAACTAGTAAACGATGAACAACAAGAAGTGAATAAACTGAATTGCCTCCCTCGATATGATCAGTTCCCACCTGGACTTAGGAGCCTCACACTCTGCTCTACTTCCCTCAGTTGGATGCATATCTCTACCCTTGGATCGCTCGAGAATCTTGAGGTGCTCAAGCTGAAAGATCGCGCATTTACTGGTAACACCTGGGATGTAAAAGATGGAGGCTTTCGCTCTCTTCAGTTCTTGCATATTGAACAGACTGATTTAGCTTTTTGGAGGGCTTCTTCCCATCACTACCCCAAGCTTAGAAACCTTGTCCTCAACAACTGTGACAAGCTTCGTGAAATTCCCATCGAGCTTGCTGACATATCAAGCTTCCAAATGTTGGAGATGCATACTTGCTTCCTTGCAGTTAAATCTGCCAAAGAGATTAAAAACAAAAAGACCAAATCTGGAGGCCCTGAATTCACGCTCTCCGCCTTTCCTCCTATTGATTGA
- the LOC121750825 gene encoding histone-lysine N-methyltransferase SUVR4 isoform X1: MGETMTTREKIGKASQAMKKLGIGEEKVKPVLKRLLKLYGNMWEYIEEDNYRTLADAIFECEDDENGERKEEHPFKKQNRGNGEDKMLSKQKGKSIVCKEELDLDLGDNGNQVVPHEGKPVDHSPKGAHSSNICSGSVNPSCNEATVAVKSEQKRVFCTVEDITRGTEKVKISLVDEIGNEKLPHFVYFNENVTYEAAHVHISLARIADEDCCSDCKGNCLSSRLPCACAGSTGGEYAYTTEGLLTEHFLNKCIPMESRDKKHAVYCNDCPLERAKNSDLPGKCKGHVLKKFIKECWRKCGCDMECGNRVVQRGITRKLQVFMTSKGKGWGVRALEELPQGAFVCEYVGEILTNMELYERNTQSAADNKKHVYPVLLDADWSTEENLKDEEALCLDATNCGNVARFINHRCEDANLTDIPVQVETPDRHYYHIAFFTKRKVDALEELTWDYRIDFTDKGHPIKAFRCRCGSDFCRGKRRRR; this comes from the exons ATGGGAGAAACAATGACTACACGGGAGAAGATTGGTAAAGCCTCCCAAGCAATGAAGAAATTAGGAATAGgtgaagaaaaagtaaaacCAGTCCTCAAACGGCTTCTGAAGTTGTATGGAAATATGTGGGAGTATATCGAGGAGGATAACTACAGGACACTGGCTGATGCGATCTTTGAATGCGAAGATGATGAG AATGGTGAGAGAAAAGAGGAACACCCGTTTAAGAAACAGAATAGGGGAAATGGTGAGGATAAGATGCTGTCCAAACAGAAGGGCAAGAGCATTGTTTGTAAAGAGGAGCTCGATCTTGATTTAGGCGACAATGGAAATCAGGTAGTGCCACATGAAGGGAAGCCTGTTGATCACTCCCCAAAAGGAGCCCATTCTTCAAATATTTGCTCAG GATCAGTTAATCCTTCTTGTAATGAGGCAACTGTTGCAGTTAAAAGCGAGCAAAAGAGGGTATTCTGCACTGTTGAGGACATAACAAGAGGCACTGAGAAAGTGAAGATTTCCCTTGTTGATGAAATTGGGAATGAGAAACTGCCTCATTTTGTCTATTTCAATGAAAATGTGACGTATGAAGCTGCACATGTGCATATATCTTTAGCTCGTATTGCGGATGAGGACTGCTGTTCAGATTGTAAAGGAAACTGTCTGTCGTCCCGTTTACCTTGTGCGTGTGCTGGTTCGACTGGAGGTGAATACGCTTACACCACAGAGGGCTTGCTGACTGAAcactttttgaataaatgcATCCCTATGGAATCAAGGGATAAGAAGCATGCTGTCTACTGTAATGACTGCCCTTTAGAGAGGGCTAAGAATTCGGACTTGCCTGGGAAGTGTAAAGGTCACGTCTTGAAGAAATTCATTAAAGAGTGTTGGAGGAAATGTGGTTGTGATATGGAGTGTGGGAATAGAGTTGTTCAGAGAGGTATAACAAGGAAACTGCAG GTCTTTATGACAAGTAAAGGAAAAGGATGGGGTGTACGAGCACTCGAAGAGCTGCCACAAGGGGCGTTTGTTTGTGAAtatgttggagagattttgaCCAACATGGAGCTGTACGAGAGGAACACTCAAAGCGCTGCTGATAATAAAAAACACGTATATCCAGTTTTACTTGATGCAGATTGGTCTACGGAAGAGAATCTGAAGGATGAAGAGGCTCTCTGCTTGGATGCAACAAACTGTGGAAATGTTGCTAGGTTTATCAATCACCG GTGTGAAGATGCTAACTTGACTGACATTCCAGTCCAGGTGGAAACTCCTGACCGCCATTATTATCAC ATTGCATTTTTCACCAAACGTAAAGTGGATGCTCTAGAAGAGCTTACTTGG GATTATAGAATTGATTTTACGGACAAAGGCCATCCTATCAAGGCTTTCCGGTGTCGCTGTGGAAGTGATTTCTGCAGAGGTAAAAGGCGACGAAGATAG
- the LOC121750825 gene encoding histone-lysine N-methyltransferase SUVR4 isoform X2 has protein sequence MGETMTTREKIGKASQAMKKLGIGEEKVKPVLKRLLKLYGNMWEYIEEDNYRTLADAIFECEDDENGERKEEHPFKKQNRGNGEDKMLSKQKGKSIVCKEELDLDLGDNGNQVVPHEGKPVDHSPKGAHSSNICSGSVNPSCNEATVAVKSEQKRVFCTVEDITRGTEKVKISLVDEIGNEKLPHFVYFNENVTYEAAHVHISLARIADEDCCSDCKGNCLSSRLPCACAGSTGGEYAYTTEGLLTEHFLNKCIPMESRDKKHAVYCNDCPLERAKNSDLPGKCKGHVLKKFIKECWRKCGCDMECGNRVVQRGITRKLQVFMTSKGKGWGVRALEELPQGAFVCEYVGEILTNMELYERNTQSAADNKKHVYPVLLDADWSTEENLKDEEALCLDATNCGNVARFINHRCEDANLTDIPVQVETPDRHYYHIAFFTKRKVDALEELTWDYRIDFTDKGHPIKAFRCRCGSDFCRV, from the exons ATGGGAGAAACAATGACTACACGGGAGAAGATTGGTAAAGCCTCCCAAGCAATGAAGAAATTAGGAATAGgtgaagaaaaagtaaaacCAGTCCTCAAACGGCTTCTGAAGTTGTATGGAAATATGTGGGAGTATATCGAGGAGGATAACTACAGGACACTGGCTGATGCGATCTTTGAATGCGAAGATGATGAG AATGGTGAGAGAAAAGAGGAACACCCGTTTAAGAAACAGAATAGGGGAAATGGTGAGGATAAGATGCTGTCCAAACAGAAGGGCAAGAGCATTGTTTGTAAAGAGGAGCTCGATCTTGATTTAGGCGACAATGGAAATCAGGTAGTGCCACATGAAGGGAAGCCTGTTGATCACTCCCCAAAAGGAGCCCATTCTTCAAATATTTGCTCAG GATCAGTTAATCCTTCTTGTAATGAGGCAACTGTTGCAGTTAAAAGCGAGCAAAAGAGGGTATTCTGCACTGTTGAGGACATAACAAGAGGCACTGAGAAAGTGAAGATTTCCCTTGTTGATGAAATTGGGAATGAGAAACTGCCTCATTTTGTCTATTTCAATGAAAATGTGACGTATGAAGCTGCACATGTGCATATATCTTTAGCTCGTATTGCGGATGAGGACTGCTGTTCAGATTGTAAAGGAAACTGTCTGTCGTCCCGTTTACCTTGTGCGTGTGCTGGTTCGACTGGAGGTGAATACGCTTACACCACAGAGGGCTTGCTGACTGAAcactttttgaataaatgcATCCCTATGGAATCAAGGGATAAGAAGCATGCTGTCTACTGTAATGACTGCCCTTTAGAGAGGGCTAAGAATTCGGACTTGCCTGGGAAGTGTAAAGGTCACGTCTTGAAGAAATTCATTAAAGAGTGTTGGAGGAAATGTGGTTGTGATATGGAGTGTGGGAATAGAGTTGTTCAGAGAGGTATAACAAGGAAACTGCAG GTCTTTATGACAAGTAAAGGAAAAGGATGGGGTGTACGAGCACTCGAAGAGCTGCCACAAGGGGCGTTTGTTTGTGAAtatgttggagagattttgaCCAACATGGAGCTGTACGAGAGGAACACTCAAAGCGCTGCTGATAATAAAAAACACGTATATCCAGTTTTACTTGATGCAGATTGGTCTACGGAAGAGAATCTGAAGGATGAAGAGGCTCTCTGCTTGGATGCAACAAACTGTGGAAATGTTGCTAGGTTTATCAATCACCG GTGTGAAGATGCTAACTTGACTGACATTCCAGTCCAGGTGGAAACTCCTGACCGCCATTATTATCAC ATTGCATTTTTCACCAAACGTAAAGTGGATGCTCTAGAAGAGCTTACTTGG GATTATAGAATTGATTTTACGGACAAAGGCCATCCTATCAAGGCTTTCCGGTGTCGCTGTGGAAGTGATTTCTGCAGAG TTTAA
- the LOC121750634 gene encoding putative late blight resistance protein homolog R1B-14, producing MAFAVAYSLFNTINHILNHDEFPISVYGKQQIGRLQEKVASLLDFLEDFKEEGSRLERRIRDAANEAEDVIEHWMHEHIRSTAAGLATDVEYDLGELNMAMQEINSIAEEVEELIQPNREKLQSSPTPTPAVERMLQSSPTPTPAAVGLEKQVDLLRVWLLDYPAISISGMGGIGKTTLARAVFEDEQVVNYFHVRVWITVSQNYQIESVFEELLFSLEKQVEKGLVNECDTTEHKLSQILMNNTYLIVLDDLWSREALRDITKVIPIAENGSRIMITSREEGMVSYDSATEHKMGLMDERVSWCLLKQKVFGSRECPSELEKIGKDIAKACKGIPLAIVVAARILSQTNQTQSSWKELAPNMRSLIVEDAHFQSIIYLSYADLLHPFRSCFLYMCGFHDNYEIRASMLVKLWMAEGFAGDQSDAEFCVREIVRKNLASSTAMKGNGRIKSCIVHDLVRDVFKIKAIDENYERRFSNSHLDLREVARAYASTMRSIISFQRNESSLRGLRKFKLLRVLDVVDTDAYALPAYVFDLFHLRYLAFGCPMEVPSAISRLENLRSLIIRPRKKSKKYKYSRDEVYLPLEMWMMPLLTHLVSFFDLLPDPEGAASPLQTLVTLSVVKKLICTEEMMRLICNVKKLSITYFGERYQQDYQLQNLALLSRLEKLTLVVKEGSLLQLKAKPVFPEGLTKLTLGGWRFPWEDMKAIAALSELQVLKLRDHAFQGHTWNTNEECDEEVYDKYDGFVDKGKVFVSLGYLLIEECDIEKWDTKERHFPRLRHLVLKGCPKLNEIPSGIVCMLKLELIEVDRANVSLLKCVQENQKTRSISGRELKVGEL from the coding sequence ATGGCTTTTGCTGTTGCTTATTCACTATTTAATACAATAAACCACATCCTGAATCACGACGAATTCCCCATTTCTGTTTATGGAAAACAACAGATTGGCAGGCTCCAAGAAAAAGTAGCTTCCCTGCTTGATTTTCTTGAAGATTTTAAGGAGGAAGGCAGCAGGTTGGAAAGAAGAATTAGGGATGCAGCGAATGAAGCAGAAGATGTTATCGAGCATTGGATGCACGAGCATATCCGATCAACTGCTGCTGGACTTGCCACCGATGTTGAATATGATTTAGGCGAGCTGAATATGGCGATGCAGGAAATTAACTCCATTGCTGAAGAGGTGGAGGAGCTCATCCAACCAAACAGAGAGAAGCTGCAGTCGTCTCCAACGCCCACACCAGCTGTTGAGAGGATGCTTCAGTCATCTCCAACACCCACACCAGCTGCTGTTGGTCTGGAGAAGCAGGTCGACCTATTAAGAGTTTGGCTCTTAGATTACCCAGCCATTTCAATCTCGGGGATGGGTGGTATTGGAAAGACAACTCTGGCCAGAGCTGTTTTCGAAGATGAACAAGTTGTCAACTACTTTCATGTTCGTGTCTGGATCACTGTGTCCCAGAACTATCAAATCGAAAGTGTGTTTGAAGagcttttattttccttggagAAACAAGTTGAAAAGGGACTTGTGAATGAATGTGACACAACGGAACACAAATTAAGCCAAATCTTGATGAACAACACGTACCTCATTGTGCTGGATGATCTATGGAGTCGTGAAGCTTTGAGAGACATAACCAAGGTAATTCCCATTGCAGAAAATGGGAGCCGGATTATGATAACCTCAAGGGAAGAGGGTATGGTTTCTTATGACAGTGCTACAGAACACAAGATGGGTCTGATGGATGAGCGTGTAAGTTGGTGTCTGCTGAAGCAAAAGGTGTTTGGTAGCAGAGAATGTCCATCTGAGTTGGAGAAGATTGGAAAGGATATTGCAAAAGCTTGTAAGGGGATTCCCCTTGCGATTGTTGTAGCTGCTCGTATATTGTCTCAAACAAATCAGACTCAATCCTCATGGAAGGAACTTGCTCCAAACATGCGTTCACTTATCGTGGAAGACGCACACTTCCAATCTATAATATACTTAAGTTATGCCGATTTGCTTCATCCTTTTAGGTCTTGTTTCTTATACATGTGTGGCTTCCATGACAATTATGAAATTCGAGCCTCCATGCTTGTCAAGTTATGGATGGCTGAAGGATTTGCTGGAGATCAATCGGATGCTGAATTTTGTGTGAGGGAGATCGTGAGAAAAAATCTAGCTTCTAGCACGGCCATGAAGGGCAATGGCAGAATCAAAAGTTGCATTGTCCATGATTTGGTACGTGACGTGTTCAAAATAAAGGCGATAGATGAGAATTATGAGCGACGGTTCAGTAACTCTCATCTTGATCTGAGGGAGGTTGCAAGAGCGTACGCTTCAACCATGCGTTCCATTATAAGCTTCCAACGCAATGAAAGCTCACTACGCGGTCTGCGCAAGTTCAAATTGCTGAGGGTGTTGGATGTGGTGGATACAGATGCATATGCACTCCCTGCATATGTGTTCGACCTCTTTCACTTGAGGTACCTTGCTTTCGGATGTCCAATGGAGGTTCCATCAGCCATATCCAGACTTGAGAATCTCCGATCATTGATCATCCGTCCTAGaaagaaatcaaagaaataCAAATACTCAAGGGATGAGGTATATCTACCATTAGAGATGTGGATGATGCCACTCTTGACGCATCTTGTATCCTTCTTCGATCTCTTGCCAGATCCAGAGGGAGCAGCTTCTCCTCTGCAGACGCTGGTCACACTGTCTGTGGTAAAGAAGCTGATATGTACAGAAGAGATGATGAGATTGATTTGCAATGTGAAAAAGCTGTCAATCACATATTTTGGAGAGAGATATCAACAAGACTATCAGCTTCAGAATCTTGCTCTTCTGTCTCGACTTGAGAAGCTGACACTAGTTGTGAAGGAAGGTTCTCTTCTTCAGCTGAAAGCTAAGCCTGTTTTCCCAGAGGGATTGACAAAGTTAACATTGGGTGGTTGGCGATTTCCTTGGGAAGATATGAAAGCTATTGCAGCGCTGAGCGAGCTCCAAGTGCTCAAATTGAGAGATCACGCCTTTCAAGGACATACGTGGAACACTAATGAAGAGTGTGATGAAGAAGTGTATGATAAATATGATGGTTTCGTGGATAAAGGGAAAGTGTTTGTTAGTCTGGGGTATTTGCTAATTGAGGAATGTGATATAGAGAAGTGGGATACTAAGGAACGCCACTTTCCAAGACTGAGGCACCTAGTGCTCAAAGGTTGTCCGAAGCTGAATGAGATTCCAAGTGGCATTGTATGCATGTTGAAACTTGAACTAATAGAGGTTGATCGTGCAAACGTATCTCTTCTTAAGTGTGTCCAAGAGAACCAGAAGACACGTAGCATATCTGGCAGAGAGCTTAAAGTTGGAGAACTATAA
- the LOC121753009 gene encoding putative late blight resistance protein homolog R1B-14 — translation MAYTVVGSLTQTIPRILSQDEQYYPISDEGKQLIDSLSNKVALLRGFLDGSKKEKASKEEAEEEGMSLETRIREAANRAEDIMEHFMYEHLKVVRSKAVVERTDILYDFRELQIVLKEINSIAEEVERIQPEISGHPTILLSETEAPIIDTVTVGLEKHVEDIRGLLCRGPLARQIIPITGMGGIGKTTLARTVYDNDKIVNNFSVHAWIVVSQNYKIENVFKELASSLETQVEKGVVSDGDTVEDKLHRILTLKKYLIVVDDLWSKKAWDDVRKGFGDPNKLDGSRIIITTRDEDVASHACPNKDPLKMALMDEDLSFSLLKQKVFPNTELKPEMNEIAWDVAKNCGGLPLAIVLIAGILFTAERTVISWGKIAEDVKDAVEKDDKFGQRIALSYTHLPLLLRPCFLYMGGFPEDHEIRISKIFKLWIAEGFVKDENEAEGYLNSLVRRNMPTITAFKSNGKFKTCNIHDLVREMSKSKAIDENYERRMSIGHPDLTGLARGYASTLRSVICFQPNDSSLRSLRKFKLLRVLDVVDTDAYSLPTTVFDLFHLRYLAFGCPMEVPSAISRLQNLRTLIIRPTKRSRKYSTDEVCLPLEIWMMPLLTHLVSFFDLLPNPEGAASALKELLTLSVVKKLICTKEMMKLIWNVKKLAITYFGDKYQEDYQLKNLVILSQLEKLTLFVMKGSLLQVKAKPVFPETLKKLTLSGWRFPWEDMKAIAALPQLQVLKLRDHAFEGDTWDTNEECGDEDYEEAEVNLFLELKYLLIEESDLENWVTEKRHFPALERLVLKGCGKLNEIPNDIGDISGLKLIEVDRFNEPLLKCVYEIQKEQDGYARVLRVRQL, via the coding sequence ATGGCTTACACTGTTGTTGGTTCACTCACCCAAACCATACCTCGAATCCTGAGTCAAGATGAACAATACTATCCCATTTCGGATGAAGGAAAGCAACTGATCGATTCTCTCAGCAATAAAGTAGCTCTTCTCCGAGGCTTCCTCGATGGGTCCAAAAAGGAAAAGGCTTCTAAAGAGGAAGCTGAAGAGGAAGGCATGAGCTTGGAAACGAGAATCAGGGAGGCCGCAAATCGAGCTGAAGATATTATGGAGCACTTCATGTACGAGCATCTCAAGGTGGTCAGATCGAAGGCAGTAGTTGAACGTACAGATATTCTGTATGATTTTCGTGAGCTCCAAATTGTGTTGAAGGAGATCAACTCCATCGCTGAAGAGGTGGAGCGCATCCAACCAGAAATAAGTGGCCACCCAACAATCCTATTGTCAGAGACAGAAGCGCCCATCATTGATACTGTCACGGTTGGCCTTGAGAAGCACGTGGAGGATATAAGAGGTCTCCTCTGCAGAGGACCACTTGCACGCCAGATCATCCCAATCACGGGGATGGGCGGCATTGGGAAGACTACTCTTGCCAGAACTGTTTATGACAATGACAAAATTGTCAATAATTTCAGCGTTCATGCTTGGATCGTTGTGTCCCAGAATTACAAAATCGAAAATGTTTTTAAAGAGCTCGCAAGTTCCTTGGAGACGCAAGTCGAAAAAGGAGTTGTGAGCGATGGTGACACGGTGGAAGACAAATTGCACAGAATCTTGACGTTGAAGAAGTACCTGATAGTGGTGGATGATCTGTGGAGTAAAAAGGCTTGGGACGATGTAAGGAAGGGATTTGGCGACCCGAACAAGCTTGATGGGAGTCGGATTATCATAACCACAAGGGATGAGGATGTGGCTTCTCATGCCTGCCCTAACAAGGATCCTCTCAAGATGGCTCTCATGGATGAGGATTTAAGTTTTTCTTTACTCAAGCAAAAGGTTTTTCCAAACACAGAACTCAAACCTGAGATGAACGAGATTGCATGGGATGTCGCAAAGAATTGTGGAGGACTTCCTCTTGCGATCGTGCTTATTGCAGGTATCCTGTTCACGGCAGAGAGGACTGTGATCTCATGGGGGAAAATTGCAGAAGATGTAAAAGATGCTGTTGAGAAGGACGATAAGTTCGGGCAGCGTATTGCCTTGAGTTATACTCATTTACCTCTTCTGTTGAGGCCTTGTTTCTTATACATGGGTGGCTTTCCAGAAGATCATGAGATCCGAATTAGCAAGATTTTCAAGTTATGGATAGCAGAAGGATTCGTAAAAGATGAAAATGAGGCTGAAGGTTATTTGAACAGTCTTGTTAGAAGAAATATGCCTACGATCACGGCCTTCAAATCCAATGGCAAATTCAAAACCTGCAACATACACGATCTGGTACGTGAAATGTCCAAATCAAAGGCGATAGATGAGAATTATGAACGGCGGATGAGTATTGGACATCCAGATCTGACGGGCCTTGCTAGAGGTTACGCCTCAACGCTGCGTTCTGTTATATGCTTCCAACCTAATGATAGCTCATTGCGCAGTCTGCGAAAGTTCAAATTGCTGAGGGTGTTGGATGTGGTGGATACGGATGCCTACTCCCTCCCTACTACTGTGTTCGACCTCTTTCACTTGAGGTACCTTGCTTTTGGATGTCCAATGGAGGTTCCATCAGCGATATCTAGACTTCAGAATCTTCGCACTTTAATTATCCGTCCCACCAAGAGATCAAGGAAATACTCAACAGATGAGGTATGTCTACCTTTAGAAATATGGATGATGCCACTTTTGACGCATCTTGTATCCTTTTTCGATCTTTTGCCAAATCCAGAAGGAGCAGCTTCTGCTCTAAAGGAGCTGCTAACACTGTCCGTGGTGAAGAAGCTGATATGCACTAAAGAGATGATGAAATTGATTTGGAATGTGAAAAAGCTGGCTATCACTTATTTTGGAGACAAATATCAAGAAGACTATCAGCTTAAGAATCTTGTTATCCTGTCTCAACTTGAGAAGCTGACACTATTTGTGATGAAAGGTTCTCTTCTACAGGTAAAAGCTAAGCCTGTTTTCCCAGAGACACTGAAAAAGTTAACCTTGAGTGGTTGGAGATTTCCTTGGGAAGATATGAAAGCTATTGCAGCTCTGCCCCAACTTCAAGTGCTCAAACTGAGAGATCATGCCTTTGAGGGCGATACATGGGACACTAACGAAGAGTGTGGTGATGAGGATTATGAAGAAGCTGAAGTAAACCTGTTCCTTGAACTGAAATACTTGCTAATTGAGGAATCTGATTTGGAGAATTGGGTTACAGAAAAACGTCACTTCCCAGCACTGGAGCGCCTAGTGCTCAAAGGTTGTGGTAAGTTGAATGAGATTCCGAATGACATTGGAGACATATCAGGACTTAAACTGATTGAGGTTGATCGTTTCAACGAACCTCTTCTCAAATGTGTCTATGAGATTCAGAAGGAACAGGATGGATATGCCAGAGTCCTTAGAGTTAGACAATTATAA